In Gossypium hirsutum isolate 1008001.06 chromosome D06, Gossypium_hirsutum_v2.1, whole genome shotgun sequence, one genomic interval encodes:
- the LOC107901815 gene encoding uncharacterized protein, protein MSTSAAAFRLICLLHSVIALSSGALMMFYMKEMYTFTHGIETATKLLGSTPHDQLLIRTSDSFAGLLLFAVGFLLFMVSFVKDREFQSFFAKGCTVLHGSVAVWRFWFERRVEDLAWDWLRQTVGDILLAFSWVFFLVYSWREKYD, encoded by the coding sequence ATGTCAACATCAGCAGCAGCTTTCAGGCTGATCTGTCTCCTCCACTCGGTGATCGCCTTATCAAGCGGCGCACTCATGATGTTCTACATGAAAGAAATGTACACATTCACCCACGGGATCGAGACGGCCACCAAGCTCTTGGGATCCACTCCACACGATCAGCTCTTGATCCGGACCTCCGATTCCTTCGCGGGTCTGCTATTGTTCGCCGTGGGGTTCTTGCTTTTCATGGTCTCATTTGTTAAAGACAGAGAGTTCCAATCATTCTTTGCCAAAGGGTGCACGGTTTTGCATGGTTCGGTGGCGGTGTGGAGATTCTGGTTCGAGAGAAGAGTAGAGGATTTGGCTTGGGATTGGCTCCGACAGACGGTTGGTGACATATTGTTGGCTTTTTCTTGGGTATTCTTTTTGGTTTACTCTTGGAGAGAAAAGTATGATTAG